The genomic window ATTGGCCAAATGCAAACCCTCGCCGCAATTGGCCCAGCCGCAGTTCCCTACAACTTTGAGGTTAACGTAGCCAAAGCTAATTCGTGGGAAGGTGCAACAATTACCAACCGAAGCGAACGCAAGGTTGAATATGCGATTCTGTTCAGTGGCGAAGAAAGTATTATTTTGCCAGCACTCGAACCAGGTGCTTCGATTACGATCGATAAAAGCCTTGATCGCGTCATGCAAAGCAGCCCCTATCTCAACAACAACGACCAATTAACCCAAGCCCTCCAATTGCTCTGGAACGCAGGCAACGAGCGCACCAACTACAATGGGCTGCCCAAAAATTCGCTTTATACCGAGCCGCATATCACAGTGCTTGATACCGAGGTGCTCAACGAAATTACCGTCGATGGAATCGCCGCTCCGCAAAAGAGCAGCAATATCTACAATTTGTATGTTGATTTGGAGCAACGCTGATGGAATTGATCGTTGAAACCCACAATTTAACCCAGCGTTTTGGCACTCACCTAGCGCTCAATCAGGTCAATTTGAGCATTCCCAAAGGTGCGGTCTATGGTTTTATTGGGCCAAATGGCGCTGGTAAAACCACCACCATGCGAATTTTGACCACCTTGCTCCAACCAACCGCTGGTGAAGCCTTTGTCAACGGCGTTTCGGTACGCAAAGATCCCGATGCAGTGCGCAAAATGATTGGTTTTATGCCCGATTATTTTGGGGTTTACGAAAGCATGCGGGTTTGGGAATACCTCGATTTCTTTGCCCACATCTATGGTATCAAACAGCCACGCCGAACAAGTTTGATTCAAGAATTATTGCAACTAGTCGATCTGACCGAAAAACACGATAGTTATGTAATGAATCTCAGCCGTGGGATGAAACAGCGCCTCAGTTTAGCCCGCACCATGGCCCACGATCCCAGCTTGTTAATTCTCGATGAACCAGCCAGTGGGCTTGATCCACGCGCACGAATCGAACTACGCGAGTTGCTACGCGAATTAAGCCGCATGGGCAAAACGATTATGGTTAGTTCACACATTTTGTCGGAACTAGCCGAAATGTGTAGCCATATTGGCATTATCGAGCGTGGCACACTCCTAGCAAGCGGTCCAGTCGAACAAATTATGCAGGATTTACGCCCACATAAATTGATCGAAGTGCAAGTGCTTGAACGAGCAATGCCAGCCTTGCAAATGCTCAAACAACTGCCAACCATCAACGATGTGCATTTAGCCAATGAGCTAGCCGATGATCAGGCAGGCGGCAAATTAGCGATCAACTTCAGTGGCACAGCCGAAGAGAGCAGCGCAATTTTGAGCAACCTGATCAGCCAAGGCTTTCGGGTCAATCACTTTGCCGAACGCCAATCCGACCTCGAAGAAGTCTTTTTGCATGTGACACAGGGAGTGGTGGCATGAAGGCAATTTTGCAAAAGGAATTTCGCTCGTATTTGCGCGGCAATCGGGCGTTTACCATGCTCAGCATCTACTTATTCATTCTCAGTGGCTTGTGTGTGCTAATTTACGCTGGCCAAAGCGAAAATGGGTTTATCGATCGCAGCCAGATTGGCTTAAGTTTATATAGCACCGCTGCCGCCGTAGCCTTGTTTCAACTAACCTTTTTTGCACCATCGCTGAATGCTTCATCGCTGGGCAGCGAACGCGATCGCCAAACCATCGACGTGTTGATGGTCACACCTGTACGGCGCTACCAAATCATCTTGGGCAAGCTGATTGCGCCTTGTTTATTCCTCTTTTTGCTTAGTTTAGCCAGCTTGCCAATTGGCGCATTGGCCTTGCTAATTGGCGGGATCGAAGCCCGCGACCTATGGATTGCCCTGGCGATTCAATTGGTCACAGTTTTGGGCTATGGCAGCATCGGGATTTGGGGAGCTTCGTGGGCTAAAACCAGCCGTGGGGCGATGATGGCAACCCTTGGCTTAGCATTGGTATTGGCGATTGGGCTGCCATTACTGGCGATATTAGTCTTAGCAGTGCTCTCGAATGATCAACCATTATTTGATTCCATTATGAACAATGGCTTTATCCGCAATCTTGGGGTTGTGGCCTTGTCGTTCAGCCCGTTCTTTAGCCTTATTATGTGGATTCAGAGCGTTACCGATGGTCAAGCAACCACCTGGACTTTAGATTTACAAGGCCAACTTGGTGGTGGCACAATTTTACAACCATGGGTTATTTCCGTCTTGATTTGGCTGATGCTCATCCCTTTCTTGATTTGGCGTAGCTCCAAGCAATTGCAAAAATCGGTTGCCCATTCAAGCGGCGGCTAGCAATTGTTGAGCAGCGGCATGCCCTATTGCTCATGCCGCTGCTTTCGCGGTACAATTCAGCCACATGTTGAAATCCAAGGAGGCTGGTATCGCTACACTTGTTGTGATCGAAGACCAACCAGATACGCTATTAATCATTCGGAGCACATTGCACCAACAAGGCCATCAATTACACTTCTTCCCCAATGGCCGCGTGGCTACAGCTCAAGCCGTGCAAGCCTTACAACCTGCCCTCATTTTGCTCGATGTGCAGCTGCCAGATCAATCAGGCTTCGATTTGATTGGCTCCTTGCGCTCGATAGCCCCCTGTATTGCCTTGACAGGATTTAGTGATATGAGCATTGTTGAACGTGCCAAGGCTTTGGGCTTTTTTGGTTTTTTAGGCAAGCCAATTCGCCCAGCCTACTTTCCGCAACAAATTAGCCGTTTGTTGGCTGGTGAAGCGGTTTGGGAACACACGTGGGCAGGCGATGTGCCAGTGCCAATCTTCAGCTAAACAGCAATAGAATTTGTTGTAATTCGCTGCGTTGCTGCTCGCTCGCCATACTCATGGCCGAACGCAACCATAAACGACCTTCGGGGCTTTCATAATGCAGCCAAAATTTCCACAAACCGCCGACTAACTCCAATAATTGCCCATGCTCATAGATCGCCGCCCATTGCAAACAGCCACGAATCGTCGTATAACTCTCACGCAACAACGAAAGATCGTTCATCGGCGTGAGCAATTCGCCATGATCTTTGGCGCGTTCGATCGTTTGCTCCCAACGCTGCAAAATCTGCTTAATTTCATTGGCCCAATATTGGGTAAATTCCAGCATCAACTGATGATAGACATCGCGTTCGAGCGCTACTTGCCGAGCATAGAGCCGAATTACAATTGGCATACTAAACCGCGTTTCGCCACGGCTATCGACACTACCCTCCAAGCATGATGCATCGACCAAACCGCTAGCCACCCGCCAATTGACTTTAAAAGCTTGGGTGGCTTGGGCTAGGCTAAAATGATGTTCAAACAAGGCCAAGCGCAAACAAGCAGCTTGAACATCATCATTTAACAACGAAAAGGTATATTCAACCATTTGGCGCAAGGTGCGATGCGAGGCCGAGCCATTTGCCAACGATTCGATCTCCAACATTTCAACGTTGGTCATGGCCAAAATATCGTTGAGCGAAACCAGCAACAATTGCGAAGCAGCAATTTCAATCGCCAAGGGATGGCCTGCCAAACGCTGAACAATTTGCTCGGTTTGCCGACGCTCAACCTGACGGTTCAAATCGCGAGCACGTTGCTCAAACAACAAAATCCCTTCTTCGAGGCTCAAGGCTGGCACAGGAAAGCGTCGTTCACCATTGATGCTCAAGGCAATTTGCGTGGTGGTAATAATTGAAATATTGCCAAAATTGAGTAATGGCAGCAGCATCTCGGCAACTGCCCGAATATGCTCACAATTATCGATAATCAAGACCGTGCGGCGATTGGATTGCTGAATATAACTGGTTAAATCGGCTTTGGGGTCGCCGAGCCAGCGATTGAGCAAGGCATGCCAGCTATCATGCACTGTGTATTCATTGCGTAAATCGATAAAAACGACTTCTTGAGCAAAGCCAGCATTGGCAATATAGCTAGCGAGGGCAATCGCGAGGCGGGTTTTGCCGATGCCACCAATACCATGCAAGGTTACCAGCCGATATTCGCGGCAAAGTTCAAGCAACTCTTGCAAAACTGCTTGGCGGCCAACCAAAGGCGTAAGCGGAATCGGCAGACCAATGATCGTGGTAGGACGCAGGCTAGGCAGATGATCGAGCAAATGGCGTAATTGCTCATAAAAACGGCCACGTTTGGCATAGTAGGTGCTATCGGCCATATTAAGATTTGCAGCTTTTTGGCTTTCTGTGGTATAACGATTTACCTGCTGTTCAAAGAAGGCAAGTGCATCAACATCGTGGCTCATGCCATCGCGCAACGTTTGCACAACTACCTGCCGACCACCATGATTATCGACCCACTGCTGCAACGTTTGCGATAACATCTCGCCGCGGAGTAATTGGCGGAGCATTTTATTTGGCCAAGGATGTGGCATGGAACAGCCCTCTGGTCTAACCTACGACCCACCAGCCAGCCAACTGCTCTCCTTGCAGCAGGCGGCGGCCTATACCCGTGAATATTACCCGGCTCAATCGCTCACCGAAGGCACCTTGCGCGTTTACCTTAATAAAGGTAAAATCCGTGGCATCAAACTTGATCGCTATTGGTACACAACGGCGGCTGAGCTTGAGCGCTATCTTTCTCAACCAACATCAGCCACAATCACTCAACCCTCAGTTACGGATTCGTAATTTCTCCAAGATTCTCCCGCCAAACTCTAGACACAATAAAGAGAGATATTGCACTCTCTTGGTTTGATTGTATGCTATCGTAGCATTATCGACGATTAATTCAACCAACAACTTAATAAAGCAACCGAGCCAGTGCGAATGTGGCTGTGCCTTAGCATCATTATATCCGACTATCGATTTCAACCAACAGTCTGTGCTAGGCAACCAGCCAAATTCAAGCGTCGCAGCACTCCATCGGTCACCACTAGGAGGTCTCATGGTCGCCAGCCGTGCGCTCTGTAGCTGTAGAGGGCTACATTGCCAGCCATTGCAAACCCACAGTGGCCGTTGTAACACTGTTACACTAGCCGCCATCAATCTATCGTCAACGCTTGTGGGAGAGAAGAACAATGGAGTAGGTTGGAAGAATGCCAATAGTCCGCTTGTGGGAGCCTAGATAATTTACCGAGGAAGAATAAACAGGCAGGCCGCCGTGAGAAGCAGCCTGCCTGTTATAATTTAACGCCCAAGCAGCTTTTGCACACGTTGTTCGAACGCAGCTTCGCTCATCGCCCCAATCCAGCGATCAACCTCTTGACCATGCTGAAATACCACCATCGTGGGCAAACCACGCACACCCAAACGGCTGGCATATTGCACATCTTCGTCGGTATTGATTTTGGCAACCACAATTTCACCAGCATAGCGCTGTGCCAGTTTGGCCAAAATTGGCGCAATCACGCGGCAATGCACACACCAAGGTGCCCAAAAATCGACAATGACTGGCGTATCCGATTGTAATACCTGCGTTTCAAAGCTGGCATCGCTAATATGAACTGGCTGATCAATCACGGTTTGCATGAACGAGACCTCCGCTTGACAGCTATTGCATGATTACAGTAGCTCGTTGGCAGTCTACAAGTTCAAGTCAACTTGAAGTCAAGCAGCAATTTCAGAGGTCGGCATATGCAACAACTTAGTATCAGTATGGTCGCCAAACAGGCTGGCATCAAAGCCTCAACCATTCGTTATTATGAAGAAATTAATCTATTGCCGCCTGCTGCTCGCCAGAATGGTCGGCGTTATTACGATCAACAGATTTTCGAGCGTCTAGCGTTTATTCGCACAACCCAACGGCTTGGCTTTAGCCTTACCGAAATTCAATTGCTGTTTCAACATGAGCAGCAACAGGCTCCGTTAGCAGGTTTATGGCGGCAATTAGCCAAGCAAAAGTTGGCCGATCTCAGCCAATTGCTCGAACAAGCTAGCCATGTGCAACAATTACTCCAGCGCGGGTTGCGTTGTCGCTGCGCCACCCTTGAAATGTGTGTCCATTGTGTGTTACAACATTGTCAAGATTAAATCGTGAAACCTTTTGATACTGTGTCTACGTATAACGCCTTAACAAATCGATCAACTTAGGAGGATGTGCATGTTCCGTAAATTGCTCGCCAGCGTTGGTATTGGCAATGCTCGTATCGAAACCCATCTCCACAATAATACAACCGCTCCAGGTGGCACGATCACTGGCGAAGTGCATATTATGGGCGGTGATGTCGAACAAGATATCGAAGCACTGTATTTGTTTTTGGTCACTCGCTATACCCGCGAGTACGACGACAGCAAAATGACCCAAGATCACACGATTGGGCAATATCCACTGACGCAGCGGTTTAAGCTTCAACCAGGCGCTCAACAACGCATTCCCTTTAGCATTAATTTGCCGCTCGATACGCCATTAACCATGGGCCATCAACCGGTCTTTATTCGGACTGGTTTATCAATCAGCGGCGGGGTCGATGCAGGCGATGTTGATCAATTACAAATTCAGCCGCATCCTTCGCAGGCAACGATTATTCAGGCCATCCAACAAATTGGCTTCCAACTATATACCGTGCACAACGAATACAATTCACGCTGGCGCGGCCCCTATCCATTTGTGCAAGAGCTTGAATTCAAGCCCTATGGCCACCAAAGTTTCCACATCGAAGAATTAGAGGTTGTGCTCGATTTGCAAGATTATGGGGTTGATGTCTATTTGGAAATCGACAAGCGTTTGCATGGCTTTGCTAAGCTGTTTGCCGATTTTGATCTCAACGAACGCTATGCCAAGTTGACCTTTACCCACGCCGATATTCAACGCCCTGATTTGGCCCATATCATCAGCCAAACCATCCAATCGCGCATGCGCCACTAAGTTCACGACGACGGTCGATCACTACAATTGGTGATCGACCGTCCACTGTTTAACCTAAAACATATTGCGCCAAAGCTTTGTGCAATAAATTACGCAGCATCTGACTAAAATGGCGATTCAGATCGGCTGGCAATAAGGCTAATTCTTTGGTGAGCGGCTGTGGTTG from Chloroflexota bacterium includes these protein-coding regions:
- a CDS encoding ABC transporter ATP-binding protein, whose product is MELIVETHNLTQRFGTHLALNQVNLSIPKGAVYGFIGPNGAGKTTTMRILTTLLQPTAGEAFVNGVSVRKDPDAVRKMIGFMPDYFGVYESMRVWEYLDFFAHIYGIKQPRRTSLIQELLQLVDLTEKHDSYVMNLSRGMKQRLSLARTMAHDPSLLILDEPASGLDPRARIELRELLRELSRMGKTIMVSSHILSELAEMCSHIGIIERGTLLASGPVEQIMQDLRPHKLIEVQVLERAMPALQMLKQLPTINDVHLANELADDQAGGKLAINFSGTAEESSAILSNLISQGFRVNHFAERQSDLEEVFLHVTQGVVA
- a CDS encoding ABC transporter permease → MKAILQKEFRSYLRGNRAFTMLSIYLFILSGLCVLIYAGQSENGFIDRSQIGLSLYSTAAAVALFQLTFFAPSLNASSLGSERDRQTIDVLMVTPVRRYQIILGKLIAPCLFLFLLSLASLPIGALALLIGGIEARDLWIALAIQLVTVLGYGSIGIWGASWAKTSRGAMMATLGLALVLAIGLPLLAILVLAVLSNDQPLFDSIMNNGFIRNLGVVALSFSPFFSLIMWIQSVTDGQATTWTLDLQGQLGGGTILQPWVISVLIWLMLIPFLIWRSSKQLQKSVAHSSGG
- a CDS encoding response regulator, with protein sequence MLKSKEAGIATLVVIEDQPDTLLIIRSTLHQQGHQLHFFPNGRVATAQAVQALQPALILLDVQLPDQSGFDLIGSLRSIAPCIALTGFSDMSIVERAKALGFFGFLGKPIRPAYFPQQISRLLAGEAVWEHTWAGDVPVPIFS
- a CDS encoding AAA family ATPase, producing MPHPWPNKMLRQLLRGEMLSQTLQQWVDNHGGRQVVVQTLRDGMSHDVDALAFFEQQVNRYTTESQKAANLNMADSTYYAKRGRFYEQLRHLLDHLPSLRPTTIIGLPIPLTPLVGRQAVLQELLELCREYRLVTLHGIGGIGKTRLAIALASYIANAGFAQEVVFIDLRNEYTVHDSWHALLNRWLGDPKADLTSYIQQSNRRTVLIIDNCEHIRAVAEMLLPLLNFGNISIITTTQIALSINGERRFPVPALSLEEGILLFEQRARDLNRQVERRQTEQIVQRLAGHPLAIEIAASQLLLVSLNDILAMTNVEMLEIESLANGSASHRTLRQMVEYTFSLLNDDVQAACLRLALFEHHFSLAQATQAFKVNWRVASGLVDASCLEGSVDSRGETRFSMPIVIRLYARQVALERDVYHQLMLEFTQYWANEIKQILQRWEQTIERAKDHGELLTPMNDLSLLRESYTTIRGCLQWAAIYEHGQLLELVGGLWKFWLHYESPEGRLWLRSAMSMASEQQRSELQQILLLFS
- a CDS encoding helix-turn-helix domain-containing protein, whose product is MEQPSGLTYDPPASQLLSLQQAAAYTREYYPAQSLTEGTLRVYLNKGKIRGIKLDRYWYTTAAELERYLSQPTSATITQPSVTDS
- the trxA gene encoding thioredoxin, whose amino-acid sequence is MQTVIDQPVHISDASFETQVLQSDTPVIVDFWAPWCVHCRVIAPILAKLAQRYAGEIVVAKINTDEDVQYASRLGVRGLPTMVVFQHGQEVDRWIGAMSEAAFEQRVQKLLGR
- a CDS encoding MerR family transcriptional regulator, with the protein product MQQLSISMVAKQAGIKASTIRYYEEINLLPPAARQNGRRYYDQQIFERLAFIRTTQRLGFSLTEIQLLFQHEQQQAPLAGLWRQLAKQKLADLSQLLEQASHVQQLLQRGLRCRCATLEMCVHCVLQHCQD
- a CDS encoding sporulation protein; the protein is MFRKLLASVGIGNARIETHLHNNTTAPGGTITGEVHIMGGDVEQDIEALYLFLVTRYTREYDDSKMTQDHTIGQYPLTQRFKLQPGAQQRIPFSINLPLDTPLTMGHQPVFIRTGLSISGGVDAGDVDQLQIQPHPSQATIIQAIQQIGFQLYTVHNEYNSRWRGPYPFVQELEFKPYGHQSFHIEELEVVLDLQDYGVDVYLEIDKRLHGFAKLFADFDLNERYAKLTFTHADIQRPDLAHIISQTIQSRMRH